The sequence TCGGCATGCGTCTCGGGCTCGGCGAGACGCTGCTCGATCTCGCCGTGCTCGACCAGGAGACCTTCAACGGCCTCGAACATGAGAGAAGTCCCTCCTCCGCAGGATGGATCGCAGCGTCGTTCGGTGCGTGCGATCGCAAGGCGGAGGAGGGAGTCGGCCTCCTAGCGAAGCGGGCCGGCGACCGACGACAACGCAGCGAGTGCGCGTGCCGAGCGGCGCTGGGGCTAGCGCTTGCCGTACTTCTTCTCGAACTTGGCGACGCGACCACCGGTGTCGAGGATCTTCTGCTTGCCGGTGTAGAACGGGTGGCACTTGGCACACACGTCCGCGTGCAGGCTGCCGCTCTCGGAGGTGCTACGGGTCGTGAAGGTGTTGCCGCAGGTGCAGGTCACCTCGGTCACGACGTAGTCGGGGTGGATGTCCTTCTTCATGGTGTCCTCTCATGACGCCGGGTCGCCGCACGGGGTGTGGGCGTGAACCGGAATCGACGTGCCATCCTACGGAGCCCCAACGCTGCGGGCGAATCGGTGATTCCCGCACCGGGCAGGGGGCCTGGTCCTCAGGAGTCCTCGGGCTTGGGGGTGGTCTTCTGGACCTCCATGAGGAACTCCACGTTGGTCCGGGACTTCTTCAGCTTGCCCATCAGCAGCTCGAGGGCCTGCTGACCGTCGAGTGCTGACAGCACCCGGCGCAGCTTCCACACGATCTGGAGCTCGTCGCTGCTCATCAGCAGCTCCTCGCGGCGGGTGCCCGAGGCGACGGCGTCGATGGCGGGGAAGAGCCGCTTCTCGGCGAAGTCGCGCCGCAGCCGCAGCTCCATGTTGCCGGTGCCCTTGAACTCCTCGAAGATCACTTCATCCATCTTCGAGCCGCTCTCGATCAGGGCGGTCGCCAGGATCGTCAGCGAGCCGCCGCCCTCGATGTTGCGGGCGGCGCCGAAGAACTTCTTGGGCGGGTAGAGCGCCGCGGAGTCCACGCCGCCGGAGAGGATCCGGCCGCTGGCGGGGGCGGCGAGGTTGTAGGCCCGGCCGAGGCGGGTGATGCCGTCCAGCAGCACGACGACGTCGTGGCCGGCCTCCACCAGCCGCTTGGCACGCTCGATGCTCAGCTCGGCGACCGTGGTGTGGTCGGTGGCGGGCCGGTCGAAGGTGGAGGAGATGACCTCGCCCTTGACCGAACGCTGGAAGTCGGTGACCTCCTCGGGCCGCTCGTCCACGAGGACCACCATCAGGTGGCACTCGGGGTTGTTGGCGGTGATGGAGTTCGCGACCGACTGCAGGATCATGGTCTTGCCGGCCTTGGCGGGCGAGACGATGAGGCCACGCTGGCCCTTGCCGATGGGCGCCGCGATGTCGATGACGCGTCCGATGAGGTTGTCCGGACCGGTCTCGAGGCGCAGCCGCTCGCTCGGGTAGAGCGGGGTCAGCTTGGAGAACTCCGGCCGCTCCTTGGCCTGCTCGGGGTCGATCCCGTTGACGCTGTCGATGCGCACCATCGGGTTGAACTTCTCCCGGCGCTCCCCCTCGCGGGGCTGGCGCACCTGGCCGACGATGGCGTCACCGCGCCGCAGGCCGTACTTCCGCACCAGCGACAGCGACAGGTAGACGTCGTCGGGACCGGGCAGGTAGCCGCTGGTCCGCACGAAGGCGTAGTTGTCGAGCACGTCGAGGATGCCGGCCGCCGGCACGAGGACGTCGTCCTCACGGATCTCGGTGTCGGGCTCGCGGTTGCCGCCCCGACCACGGCCGCGGCGGCGGTTGCGGTTGCGGTTGCGGCCGTCGTCACCCTGGCCGCCGCCCTGGTTGCCGCCCCCCTGCGGGTTCTGCTGCCCCGGGCGGTTGCCCTGGCCGGACTTCTCCTCGGAGTCGTCCTTGCCCCGGTCCTGGTCCTTGCCGCGGCCCTTGGCCTGGTCGGGCCTGCCCTGCTTGCGCTGGTCGGGCTGGTCCTGCTTGGTCGGCTTGCCCTGGTCGGACTTGCCCTGGTCGGACTTGCCCTGGTCGGACTTGCCCTGGCCGCGGTCCTCGCGGGCCGGCTTCGCACGCTGGTCCTCGCCGTTCGGCGCGTCGGCACGGTCGGGCCGGTTCGACCCGCCCGACTGGGCGGACTGGCCCGACTGGCCTGACTGCTTGGCGTCGGCCGCCTGCTGCGCGTCGGACGTGGCCTGCGACTGCTGGGCCTTGATCGCCTCGACGAGCTGCGCCTTCTTCATGTTGTTGGCGCCGGCGACACCCATGCCGTTCGCCATCGCCTTCAGGTCGGCGATGAGCATGGAGTTGAGCCCACCGCGCTTCTTCGGCGCCTTCTCGGGCGCCGGCGTGGTGGCGTCGGATGCTTCGGTCACGTGAGGTCCTTCCCACGTTGTGCGGCCGTCCTGCTCAACCCCGGGGCGGAGTAGCACGGCGAGCTGGTCAGATCTTCCCCGTCAGAGCACACGGACGCGAGGCCCGCAACGGGCGAGGAAGGAGGATGTGCTCCGGAGCGCGGCCCCGTGAGCATGCGCCGAAATGGCGGCGTGTCGCCAATGTAACACCCGCGGTCTCCACGTCCGCCATCACCACGGCAGCGGGCCGTGCGTGTCGACACCGAGCCGGTGGGCCGTCCACCCCACGGGGCACCGGTCGAGCACCCCGTCGGTGGTGTCGGTGAAGACCAGGACCGTCGGCCCCGCACCCGAGACGATGGCCGGATGACCGTCGCCGCGCAGTTGCTCGACCAGGTCCAGGCTCGCCGGCATCGCCGGTCGCCGGTACGGCTGGTGCAACAGGTCGCGCGTCGCGCGCAGCAGCTGGTCGGGCCGGCCCGCGAGCGCGGCCACGAGCAGCGCCGTACGGCCGGCGTTGGCGGCGGCGTCGGCGTGCGGGACCGCGTCGGGGAGCAGGCCCCGGGCGGCCTCGGTGGAGACCGGCTCGGGCGGGACGAACACGGCGGCGCCGATGCGTGGATCGACGTCGGAGGCGACGGCATAGCTGGCGCCGTCCTCGTCCTGGCCGGAGATGACGAAGCCGCCGAAGAGGGCCGGCGCGACGTTGTCGGGGTGTCCCTCGAGGCCGGTGGCCAGGTCCAGCAGCGCGTCGTCGTCGAGCAGCAGGCGCCCACCGGCCACCAGGTCACGCGCCAGCCACAGCCCGCCCACGATCGCTGCCGAGGACGACCCGAGGCCGCGGGCGTGCGGGATCACGTTGCGACAGTGCAGGCGCAGCCCCGGTGGCTCCACGGCGAGCCGGGCGAAGGCGGCCCGCATCGCGCGCACGACCAGGTGCTCCTCCCCCAGCGGCACCTCGCCCTGGCCGACACCCTCGACCGTCACGGCGAGGCCGTCGGGGACGACCTCGGCCTCCAACCGGTCCCGCAGGCCCAGGGCGAGGCCGAGGGAGTCGAACCCGGGACCGAGGTTGGCCGACGTCGCGGCCACGCTCGTGCGGACCGGCCCCTGGACGAACGACGTCACGTCAGGCCCGCCGCAGCCGCCGCCGCGGCGACCTCGGCGTCGATGACCTCGTCCACCACGGTGTCGCCCACCTCGTCGTGGAAGGACAGCGCGGTGTCGGTGTCCTTGAGCCCGTGGCCGGTGACGGTGACGACGACGGTGCGGCCCGCGAAGGACTCGCCACGTTGCACGGCGGCCAGCAGGCCGGCCACGCCCGCCGCGCTGGCCGGCTCCACGAAGACGCCGGTGCGGGCCAGCTCGCGCTGGGCGCTGAGGATCGCGTGGTCGCTCAGCGCGGCGAAGCCACCGCCGGACTCGGCCGCCGCCGCCTCGGCCAGCTTCCACGAGGCGGGGTTGCCGACCCGGATCGCCGTCGCCACGGTCTCCGGCTCCGGGAAGGGCTCACCGGTGACCAGCGGGCTGGCGCCCTCGGCCTGGAAGCCCCGCATCGCCGGGCTCCTGCTCGCGCGTCCCAGCGCGGCGTACTCGGTGTAGCCCATCCAGTACGCCGAGATGTTGCCGGCGTTGCCGACCGGCAGGAAGTGGAGGTCGGGTGCGTCGCCGAGGAAGTCCACGACCTCGAACGCGGCCGTCTTCTGGCCCTGGAGCCGGACCGGGTTCACCGAGTTCACCAGGGCCACCGGGTGCTGGTCGGCCAGGCCGCGTGCGAGGCCCAGGCAGTCGTCGAAGTTGCCGCGCACCATGATCACGCGGCCGCCGTGCATGATCGCCTGCGCCATCTTGCCGGCGGCGATCTTGCCCTCGGGCACCAGCACGATGGGCTTCAGCCCGGCCTTGGCGGCGTACGCCGACATCGACGCCGAGGTGTTGCCGGTGGAGGCACACACGACCGCCTCCGCGCCCTGGTGCCGGGCCACCGAGATCGCGCACGTCATGCCGCGGTCCTTGAAGGAGCCGGTCGGGTTGTCCCCCTCGACCTTGAGCCAGACCTCCGCACCGGTCTCGTCGGAGAGCCACTCGGAGTGGACCAACGGCGTGCCACCCTCGCGCAGCGTGACGGCGGGCGTGTCCGCGGGGATCTCGAGCAGGTCGCGGTACTCCTCGATGACGCCGCGCCACTGGTGGGTCGTCGGGCTCATTCCATCTCCCCTTCCACCCGCATCACCGAGGTGACGTCGCGCACGATGTCCATGCCCTTGAGCTCCCGCACCGTGGCGGAGAGCTGGGCATCGGTGGCCTCGTGGGAGACGACCACCAGCTCGGCCTCCTCACCGCGGCCCTGCTGCCGGACGGTCTGGATGGAGACGTCGTGGGTGGCGAAGGCGTTGGCCACCGCGGCCAGCACGCCCGCACGGTCGTCGACGCCGATGTTGACGTGGTAGCGGGTGCGGGCCTCCCCGATCGGGAGCACGCGGCGGGCGGCGTAGGTCGACTCCCCCATGCCCTTGGTGTCGAGCTGGCGGTTGCGCGCCACGGTGACCAGGTCGCCGAGCACGGCACTCGCCGTCGGCGACCCGCCCGCGCCCGGGCCGTAGAACATCAGCTGGCCCGCGGCGTCGGACTCCACGAAGACGGCGTTGAAGGCCTCGCGGACGCTCGCCAGCGGGTGCGACCGCGGGATCATCGCGGGGTGCACGCGCACCGAGACCGCGTCATCGTGCAGCTCGGCGATGGCCAGCAGCTTGACCACGCAGCCCATCGCCTGCGCGGAGCGGGCGTCGGCCGCGGTGATCTCACTGATGCCCTCGCGGTAGACGTCCGCCGCCGTGACCCGGGTGTGGAAGGCGAGGCTGGCCAGGATCGCCGCCTTCGCCGCCGCGTCGAATCCCTCGACGTCGGCCGTCGGGTCCGCCTCGGCGTAGCCCAGCTCCTGGGCCTCGGTGAGGGTCTCCTCGTAGCCGGCGCCCACCGAGTCCATCTTGTCCAGCACGTAGTTGGTGGTGCCGTTGACGATCCCCAGCACCCGCGTGACGCGGTCGCCGGCCAACGACTCCCGCAACGGCCGCACGATCGGGATGGCGCCCGCGGCGGCGGCCTCGTAGTAGAGGTCGCGGCCGGCGTCCTCGGCGGCCTGGAACAGCTCGGGTCCGTGCTCGGCGATCAGTGCCTTGTTGGCGCTGACGACGCTCGCGCCGTGGCGCAGGGCCGACAGGATCAGGGTGCGCGCCGGTTCGAACCCGCCGATGAGCTCGACGACCACGTCGACGTCCTCGCGGGACACCAGTCCCTCGGCATCGGTGGTGAGCAGGTCGGCGGGCACGTCGATCTCGCGGTCGCCCTCGAGGCGGCGTACGGCGACCCCGGCCAGCTCGACAGGGGCGCCGATGCGGGCGGCGAGGTCGTCGGCCTGCTCCCCGAGCAGGCGCACCACCTGGGAGCCGACCGAGCCACAGCCCAGCACGGCCACCTTCAGCGGCTTGTCACTCACGCGTGCGCTCCCATGTCCGTCGCCAACAGGTCGTCCACAGTCTCCCGCCGGAGGACGACGCGCGCTGCGCCGTCCCGCACCGCGATCACCGGTGGGCGGAGGGCGTGGTTGTAGTTGGAGGCCATCGAGCGGCAGTAGGCGCCGGTGCCCGGCACCGCCACGAGGTCTCCGGGGGCGACGTCGGCGGGCACGAACTCGTCGCGCACCACGATGTCGCCGGCCTCGCAGTGCTTGCCCACGACACGGCCCAGGACGGGCGGCGCCTCGGAGGTGCGGCCGGCCAGGGTGCAGGAGTAGTCGGCGTCGTAGAGCGCCGTGCGGACGTTGTCGCTCATGCCGCCGTCGACGCTGACGTAGGTGCGCACCGCCCCGGCGTCGAGCGTGACCGGCTTGACCGTGCCCACGGTGTAGACGGTGCACATCGACGGGCCCACCACGGCCCGTCCGGGCTCGATGGACAGGCGCGGCCGTTCGATGCCCAGCGCAGCGCACTCGCCGGTGACGATCTGCTGCATCCCCGCCGCGAGGTCGGCCGGGTCGGCCGGGTCGTCCTGCGTGGTGTAGGCGATGCCGAAGCCGCCACCGAGGTCCAGCTCGGGTGCGGTGACCCCGAGCTCCTCGGCCACCTGGGCGTGGAGGCGCAGGACGCGTCGGGCCGCGACCTCGAAGCCGGAGGTGTCGAAGATCTGGCTGCCGATGTGGGAGTGCAGGCCGAGGAACTCCACGCGCGGGGCCGCGACGAGGCGGCGTACGGCCTCGAGCGCATCGCCGGAGGTGATGGAGAAGCCGAACTTCTGGTCCTCGTGCGCCGTGGCGATGTACTCGTGGGTGTGGGCCTCGACGCCGGCGGTGACCCGCACCATGACGCGGGCAGTGGTCCCGGTCTCCTCGGTGATCGCGACCAGCCGCTCGACCTCGTCGAAGGAGTCGACGACGATCCGGCCCACGCCCTCGGCCACTGCCCGCCGCAACTCGACGTGGGCCTTGTTGTTGCCGTGGTAGCCGATGCGCTCGGCCGGGAACCCGGCACGCAGGGCGACGGTCAGCTCGCCGTCGGAGCAGACGTCGAGGCAGAGGCCCTCCTCGGCCACCCACTGGGCGACCGTGGTGCACAGGAAGGCCTTGCCCGCGTAGTAGACGTCCCAGCCCGCCTCGTCGAACGCGTCCCGGAAGGCGCGCGCACGGTGGCGGAAGTCCTCCTCGTCCAGTACGTACGCCGGGGTGTTGTGCTCGGCGACCAGGTCCGCGACCGCCACGCCACCGATGACCAGGTCGCCGTCGACCTTGCGGGCGGTGCGGGACCACAGCTGGGGCACCAGCGCGTTGACGTCGGTGGGGCGATCCAGCCACGACGGGCCGCGCAGTGCGCCGGGCGCGTGGGCCCAGCCTGCTTCGTGGGTCATGTGCTCACATCCGTTCCGGGGCGGTGACGCCCAGCAGGTCCAGGCCGCCGGCGAGCACCGTCTGGATCGCCGCGACCAGCAGCAGGCGCGCCTCGTTGGTGGGCGTCACCGGCTCGTCGCCCTGGGGCAGCATGCGGCACTCCTTGGTGTCGTACCACTTGTTGAACACCGAGGCGGTGTCCTCCAGGTAGCGGGCGATGCGGTGCGGCTCGCGCAGCTCCGCCGCACTGGCGACCACGCGCGGGAACTCGGCCAGCGCCCGCAGCAGCTGCCCGTCGCGCTCGTGACTGAGCAGGGAGGGGTCGAAGGCGTCGCCCTCGGGGAGCGTCATGCCGAGGTCGCTCGCGTTCTCCCGCATCCGGCAGGTGCGCGCGTGGGCGTACTGCACGTAGTAGACCGGGTTGTCGTTGGAGGCCTTGGTGATCTCGGCGACGTCGAGGGTCAGCGGGCTGTCCGCGGGATAGCGCGCCAGGGAGTAGCGCAGGGCGTCCACCCCGATCTCCTCGGCGAGCTCGTGGAGCGTCACGATCGTGCCGGCGCGCTTGGAGAGCTTCAGCTCCGCGCCGTCCCGCAGGATCTTGACCAGCTGGCCGATCATCACGTTGAGCGTCTGGTCCGGGTCGTCGCCCACGCAGGCGGCCATCGCCCGCAGCCTGCCGACGTAGCCGTGGTGGTCGGCGCCGAGCAGGTAGATGCAGTGGTCGAACCCGCGGCGCCGCTTGTCCAGGTAGTAGGCGGTGTCGGAGGCGAAGTAGGTCAGTTCGCCGTCGGACTTGATCAGCACCCGGTCCTTGTCGTCGCCGAAGTCGGTGGTGCGCATCCACAGCGCGCCGTCCTCGTCGTAGACGTGGCCGAGCTCCTTGAGGTGGGCCAGGGTGTCGGGCACCGAGCCGGACTCGTGCAGCGACAGTTCGGAGAACCACACGTCGAAGTGGGTGTGGAAGCCCGCGAGCTGGTCCTGCTGCTCGCGCAGCTGCAGGGCGTAGGCCTGCTCGCGCACCGCGACCCGGCGCTCGTCCTCGGGCAGGTCGAAGATGCCCGGTGACGCCTCGGCCACCGCCGCGGCGAGGTCCTCGATGTAGCCGCCCGCGTAGCCGTTCTCCGGGGTGGGCTGCCCCGTCGCGGCCGCGATCACGGAGTCGGCGAAGTGGTTCATCTGCACGCCGCGGTCGTTGATGTAGAACTCGCGCGTCACCTCGGCGCCGGCGGCGGCGAGCACCCGGCCGATCGCGTCCCCGAGCACGGCCCACCGGGTGTGCCCCAGGTGGAGGGGGCCGGTGGGGTTGGCGGAGATGAACTCCACGTTGATGTGCTGGCCGGCCAGCGTCTCGGTGCGGCCGTACGCCGCACCGGCCGCCACGATGTCGGCCGCGACCTTGCCCTGGGCGTCGGCCTCGACGGTGATGTT comes from Nocardioides panacisoli and encodes:
- a CDS encoding homoserine dehydrogenase; the encoded protein is MSDKPLKVAVLGCGSVGSQVVRLLGEQADDLAARIGAPVELAGVAVRRLEGDREIDVPADLLTTDAEGLVSREDVDVVVELIGGFEPARTLILSALRHGASVVSANKALIAEHGPELFQAAEDAGRDLYYEAAAAGAIPIVRPLRESLAGDRVTRVLGIVNGTTNYVLDKMDSVGAGYEETLTEAQELGYAEADPTADVEGFDAAAKAAILASLAFHTRVTAADVYREGISEITAADARSAQAMGCVVKLLAIAELHDDAVSVRVHPAMIPRSHPLASVREAFNAVFVESDAAGQLMFYGPGAGGSPTASAVLGDLVTVARNRQLDTKGMGESTYAARRVLPIGEARTRYHVNIGVDDRAGVLAAVANAFATHDVSIQTVRQQGRGEEAELVVVSHEATDAQLSATVRELKGMDIVRDVTSVMRVEGEME
- the thrC gene encoding threonine synthase, coding for MSPTTHQWRGVIEEYRDLLEIPADTPAVTLREGGTPLVHSEWLSDETGAEVWLKVEGDNPTGSFKDRGMTCAISVARHQGAEAVVCASTGNTSASMSAYAAKAGLKPIVLVPEGKIAAGKMAQAIMHGGRVIMVRGNFDDCLGLARGLADQHPVALVNSVNPVRLQGQKTAAFEVVDFLGDAPDLHFLPVGNAGNISAYWMGYTEYAALGRASRSPAMRGFQAEGASPLVTGEPFPEPETVATAIRVGNPASWKLAEAAAAESGGGFAALSDHAILSAQRELARTGVFVEPASAAGVAGLLAAVQRGESFAGRTVVVTVTGHGLKDTDTALSFHDEVGDTVVDEVIDAEVAAAAAAAGLT
- the rpmE gene encoding 50S ribosomal protein L31; its protein translation is MKKDIHPDYVVTEVTCTCGNTFTTRSTSESGSLHADVCAKCHPFYTGKQKILDTGGRVAKFEKKYGKR
- the argS gene encoding arginine--tRNA ligase — translated: MTPQQLSATIVDCLTALVDRGELALSDGVPGEVRVERPRQQGHGDYATNIAMQLAKSAGANPRAIGELLAAELQQAAGISDVEVAGPGFVNITVEADAQGKVAADIVAAGAAYGRTETLAGQHINVEFISANPTGPLHLGHTRWAVLGDAIGRVLAAAGAEVTREFYINDRGVQMNHFADSVIAAATGQPTPENGYAGGYIEDLAAAVAEASPGIFDLPEDERRVAVREQAYALQLREQQDQLAGFHTHFDVWFSELSLHESGSVPDTLAHLKELGHVYDEDGALWMRTTDFGDDKDRVLIKSDGELTYFASDTAYYLDKRRRGFDHCIYLLGADHHGYVGRLRAMAACVGDDPDQTLNVMIGQLVKILRDGAELKLSKRAGTIVTLHELAEEIGVDALRYSLARYPADSPLTLDVAEITKASNDNPVYYVQYAHARTCRMRENASDLGMTLPEGDAFDPSLLSHERDGQLLRALAEFPRVVASAAELREPHRIARYLEDTASVFNKWYDTKECRMLPQGDEPVTPTNEARLLLVAAIQTVLAGGLDLLGVTAPERM
- the rho gene encoding transcription termination factor Rho, producing the protein MTEASDATTPAPEKAPKKRGGLNSMLIADLKAMANGMGVAGANNMKKAQLVEAIKAQQSQATSDAQQAADAKQSGQSGQSAQSGGSNRPDRADAPNGEDQRAKPAREDRGQGKSDQGKSDQGKSDQGKPTKQDQPDQRKQGRPDQAKGRGKDQDRGKDDSEEKSGQGNRPGQQNPQGGGNQGGGQGDDGRNRNRNRRRGRGRGGNREPDTEIREDDVLVPAAGILDVLDNYAFVRTSGYLPGPDDVYLSLSLVRKYGLRRGDAIVGQVRQPREGERREKFNPMVRIDSVNGIDPEQAKERPEFSKLTPLYPSERLRLETGPDNLIGRVIDIAAPIGKGQRGLIVSPAKAGKTMILQSVANSITANNPECHLMVVLVDERPEEVTDFQRSVKGEVISSTFDRPATDHTTVAELSIERAKRLVEAGHDVVVLLDGITRLGRAYNLAAPASGRILSGGVDSAALYPPKKFFGAARNIEGGGSLTILATALIESGSKMDEVIFEEFKGTGNMELRLRRDFAEKRLFPAIDAVASGTRREELLMSSDELQIVWKLRRVLSALDGQQALELLMGKLKKSRTNVEFLMEVQKTTPKPEDS
- the thrB gene encoding homoserine kinase is translated as MTSFVQGPVRTSVAATSANLGPGFDSLGLALGLRDRLEAEVVPDGLAVTVEGVGQGEVPLGEEHLVVRAMRAAFARLAVEPPGLRLHCRNVIPHARGLGSSSAAIVGGLWLARDLVAGGRLLLDDDALLDLATGLEGHPDNVAPALFGGFVISGQDEDGASYAVASDVDPRIGAAVFVPPEPVSTEAARGLLPDAVPHADAAANAGRTALLVAALAGRPDQLLRATRDLLHQPYRRPAMPASLDLVEQLRGDGHPAIVSGAGPTVLVFTDTTDGVLDRCPVGWTAHRLGVDTHGPLPW
- the lysA gene encoding diaminopimelate decarboxylase: MTHEAGWAHAPGALRGPSWLDRPTDVNALVPQLWSRTARKVDGDLVIGGVAVADLVAEHNTPAYVLDEEDFRHRARAFRDAFDEAGWDVYYAGKAFLCTTVAQWVAEEGLCLDVCSDGELTVALRAGFPAERIGYHGNNKAHVELRRAVAEGVGRIVVDSFDEVERLVAITEETGTTARVMVRVTAGVEAHTHEYIATAHEDQKFGFSITSGDALEAVRRLVAAPRVEFLGLHSHIGSQIFDTSGFEVAARRVLRLHAQVAEELGVTAPELDLGGGFGIAYTTQDDPADPADLAAGMQQIVTGECAALGIERPRLSIEPGRAVVGPSMCTVYTVGTVKPVTLDAGAVRTYVSVDGGMSDNVRTALYDADYSCTLAGRTSEAPPVLGRVVGKHCEAGDIVVRDEFVPADVAPGDLVAVPGTGAYCRSMASNYNHALRPPVIAVRDGAARVVLRRETVDDLLATDMGAHA